The genomic region TCGGCGGGCGAGATCTTCGCCAGGCGCGCGAAGAAGGCGCGCGTGGTGTCGTTCAGCCGCATCGGCGGCTGCCACTGGCCGATCTTCGCGACCGCGGCGGCCAGGTGCGTGATGGGGTCGTCGAGCCGCGGCATGGAGCCGTGCCCGCTCGAGCCGCGCGCGATCACCTTCAGCCCGCGCGGGATCTTCTGCGTGGGCGAGACCCCGACCACCGCTACCTGGCCGTCGGGCGTCACCAGTGACGCGCCCCCTTCGTTGAGCGCGTACTCCGCGGCGATCTTCTCCCAGTGCTTCTCCACCAAGAAGTCGATGCCGAACTCGGTGGTGCCTTCCTCGCCCGCCTCGGCCAGCAGGATGACGTCGCGGTCGAGCGGCACGTTCAGCCGCTTCAGCGTCAGGAAGACGACCAGGTTCGCCGCGTCCATGCCCTTGTCGTCGGAAGAGCCGCGGCCGTAGACGTAGCCGTCCTTGATCTCGGCGGCGAACGGGTCGACGGTCCACCGCGCGCGCTCCACCCCAACGACGTCGAGGTGTCCCATCAGCAGGAGCGGCTTCTTCGCGCCCGACCCCTTCAGGCGCGCGATGAGCGAGCCGCGCCCGGGCGCCGATTCCACGATCTCGGAGGCGATGCCTTCCTTCGCCAGCACGCTCTTCAGGTACTCGGCCGCCCTGGTCTCGTTGCCCGGCGGGTTCGAAGTGTCGATGCGCACCAGCTCCTGCAGGTGCTTCACGGCCTCGGCCTTGGCGGCGGAGAAATCGGGTTGCTGGGCGGTGGCGAACGAAGCCAGGATCATCAGAACGAGAACGCTTCGGAGTTTCATGTCTCCCCTTTTCCCTCTCAGGTAGGCGCCGGCAACTAGCCGGCGCGAGTGCGGGCGGGTCGCCCGCACCTACCTGTTCATACTTTTGTCGCAGTCTCTTTCACGGCCACTTCCGCGTCGTTCGCGCTCGGCACGCCGCCCTGGGCCATCTCTTTCGACCCGCCGCCGCGGCCGCCGCGCGCCGTGACCGCGTCCTTCAGCAGCGCGCCCATGTTGTAGTCCAGACCAGCGGTGCAGGCAAACACCAGCGTCGGCTGGCCGGCGGTGGAGGCCAGCAGCGCGACCGCTTGCCGCTGCGCGTCGGCGGTGAGCTGGTGCGCCAGGAACTTCACGAACTCGGGGCCGCGGTCGGCAAACACCTGCGTGATCACGCGCCGGCCGTTCTGCTCCGGCGTCTCGGCCAGCAGCTTGGCGGCGTGCATCGCGGCCAGCTCTTCCAGCAGCTTCTGCTGCGCCTTGCTCGCGGCCTTGGTCTCCTCCTGCTGCTTGCGGATCTGCTGCGGCACCTCCCAGATATGCGTGGTGTAGGCGGCGGCCGCGTCGGTGAGCACGGCAAAGTCTTTCTGCGCGGTCGCGACCGCGCGCGCGCCGCAGACGAACTCCACGCGCGCGCCCTGCTTCACTCTTTCCTGCTTGCGAACGAGGATCGCGCCAATCTGCCCGGTGCGCTGCACGTGCGTCCCGCCGCAGGCGTTGAGGTCGAATTCCTGGATGTCGATCAGCCGAAGCTTCGTCTGGCCACCCTTCAGTGGCGGCAGCTTACGCACGTTGCGTTGCTTCGCTTCGTCGGGGGTGACGAACTCGATCGCCACCGGCCGGTCGTCGAGCACAACCTCGTTGGCGAGCTGGGCGGCGCGCTCGAGCTGCTTCGCATCGAGCAACTTGGTGTCGAGGTCGATGGTGCACGACTCCGCTCCCATGTGGAACGAGACCGTCGGCATGTTGAAGAGTTTCTCGAACGCCGCCGAAAGCACGTGCTGCCCGGTGTGCTGCTGCATGTGGTCGCGGCGGCGCGCGCGGTCGAGCTTGCCGTGGACGGCGGTTCCCTTCGCGGGCGCCGCGCCCTCGATGAAGTGGAAGACGGTGCCGGTGTCTTCGTCCTCCGTCACTTCGGAGACGGCCAGCAGGCCGTCTCTACCCTCGAGCGTGCCGATGTCGTGGGTCTGCCCGCCCGAGGTCGGATAGAACGCCGAGCGGTCGAGCACGACCGCGGTGCGACCGTCGCGCTCGACGACGTCGACGACCTGCGCGTCGAACTCGTAGAGGAAGCTGTCGGAGTAGTAAAGACGCTCTGTCATTGACTCGATGACCCGATCGCTCGATGGCTCGATCAGTATGGCCCGATGATTCCCCCGATGTTCCGTCCCGCCGGCATGGCGGCCTGCTTCTTCCCTGCTGCCGCGACCACGTCGATGTACTTCAGCCCGGAGCCGGTGTTGAACAGCACGCAGGTGTCGCCCGGCTTCAGGAAGCCCGAGGCGATGAGCCGGTCGTACGCTGCCAGCGACGCCGCTCCCTCCGGCGCGGCGAACACGCCCTCTTCGCTCGCCCACCGGCGCACGCAATCCAAGATCTCTTCGTCCGTCACCGCGACGGCCGTGCCGCTCGACTTCTTCAAGATGTCGAGGATGATGTAGTCGGCATACGCCTTCGGCACGCGCAGCCCGGCGGCGACGGTGCGCGCATCTTTCCACATCTCCGAGACCGGCTTGCCTTCATCCCATGCTTTAGGGATGGGCGCGCAACCGGTTGATTGGACGGCAATCATCTTGGGACGCTTCTTGCCTATCCAGCCCAGCAGCTCCATCTCGTCGAACGCTTTCCACATCCCGATGAGGCCGACGCCGCCGCCGGTGGGATAGAAGATCGCGTCCGGCAGCCGCCAGCCGAGCTGCTCGGCGACCTCGTAGCCCATGGTCTTCTTGCCTTCGACGCGGAACGGCTCCTTCAGCGTCGAGATGTCGAACCAGCCCTGCTTTTCCTTCTGCTCGCCGACTGTGCGCGCGCAATCGGAGATCAGGCCGTCGACCAGCGTGACGCGCGCGCCGTAGCTCTGGCACTCGACCAGGTTCGCCTGCGGCACGTCCTTGGGCATGAAGATGTGCGCCTCGATGCCGGCGGCCGCCGCGTACGCCGCCAGCGCGCTCGCCGCGTTCCCCGCCGACGGGATGGCCAGCTTGCGCAGCCCGTAGTGCTTCGCCATCGTCACGGCCGCGCACAGGCCGCGCGCTTTGAACGAGCCCGTCGGGTTCAGGCCTTCGTCCTTAATGAAGACGTTGGGCGTCTTGCGCGACGCGAGCATGGGGGTGAAGCCTTCGCCGAGCGAGACGGGGTCGGCCTCCGGCAG from Terriglobales bacterium harbors:
- a CDS encoding M20/M25/M40 family metallo-hydrolase; protein product: MKLRSVLVLMILASFATAQQPDFSAAKAEAVKHLQELVRIDTSNPPGNETRAAEYLKSVLAKEGIASEIVESAPGRGSLIARLKGSGAKKPLLLMGHLDVVGVERARWTVDPFAAEIKDGYVYGRGSSDDKGMDAANLVVFLTLKRLNVPLDRDVILLAEAGEEGTTEFGIDFLVEKHWEKIAAEYALNEGGASLVTPDGQVAVVGVSPTQKIPRGLKVIARGSSGHGSMPRLDDPITHLAAAVAKIGQWQPPMRLNDTTRAFFARLAKISPADQAWFYTHLEDPKTQQQFREHDIALNSMLRTSISPTIIQGGFRENVIPAEAEATLDVRALPDEDMPKFIATLKELVNDPAVEIVPLERGQQRPPAPPSRLDSEMYAALERAQQKAWPGAATLPVMQVGATDSAQLRVKGVQAYDIAIPQTDEDRKRVHGNDERISVEQLGKFVEYLWHATTDIAGKK
- a CDS encoding alanine--tRNA ligase-related protein, whose translation is MTERLYYSDSFLYEFDAQVVDVVERDGRTAVVLDRSAFYPTSGGQTHDIGTLEGRDGLLAVSEVTEDEDTGTVFHFIEGAAPAKGTAVHGKLDRARRRDHMQQHTGQHVLSAAFEKLFNMPTVSFHMGAESCTIDLDTKLLDAKQLERAAQLANEVVLDDRPVAIEFVTPDEAKQRNVRKLPPLKGGQTKLRLIDIQEFDLNACGGTHVQRTGQIGAILVRKQERVKQGARVEFVCGARAVATAQKDFAVLTDAAAAYTTHIWEVPQQIRKQQEETKAASKAQQKLLEELAAMHAAKLLAETPEQNGRRVITQVFADRGPEFVKFLAHQLTADAQRQAVALLASTAGQPTLVFACTAGLDYNMGALLKDAVTARGGRGGGSKEMAQGGVPSANDAEVAVKETATKV
- a CDS encoding threonine synthase, translated to MAKIAFLQCSKCGDKLAADRPQTLCPKDGGSLYVRYDLAAIKKDFTRESLAGRPATMWRYADVLPEADPVSLGEGFTPMLASRKTPNVFIKDEGLNPTGSFKARGLCAAVTMAKHYGLRKLAIPSAGNAASALAAYAAAAGIEAHIFMPKDVPQANLVECQSYGARVTLVDGLISDCARTVGEQKEKQGWFDISTLKEPFRVEGKKTMGYEVAEQLGWRLPDAIFYPTGGGVGLIGMWKAFDEMELLGWIGKKRPKMIAVQSTGCAPIPKAWDEGKPVSEMWKDARTVAAGLRVPKAYADYIILDILKKSSGTAVAVTDEEILDCVRRWASEEGVFAAPEGAASLAAYDRLIASGFLKPGDTCVLFNTGSGLKYIDVVAAAGKKQAAMPAGRNIGGIIGPY